One Salvia splendens isolate huo1 chromosome 12, SspV2, whole genome shotgun sequence genomic window carries:
- the LOC121758025 gene encoding aldehyde oxidase GLOX-like translates to MEELYKAALAIAYLLLHSSYIAGAALLAASPSPSPTPSPTALSSASVASPPGQWKLLRNNTGVVAMHMALTHYNTVLMFDQTSSGPSNYHLRHRYDGRRCERDRQDLLDPSCYAHSVEYSISTNTIRPLFIQPDPWASSGSFLSNGTLLETGGFGLGAKRVRYFRPCKNGNCDWTQGRKHLSAQRWYASSLRLPDHDDRVVVVGGYNVTSYEFVPKRFPNEECFNLPFLKKTYDSSEGGNNMYPILHLSPDGHLFIFANTDSILFNYKRNQVVKSFPRIPGKGSRTYPSSGSSVLLPLDLNDHFLKAEVMICGGAAAGAVPSAERGQFLRGLGSCGRMTITGNNNRWKMETMPAARLMHNMIILPNGNVLIINGVESGSAGTNSAARPALQPYLYKPKKQLGLRFSLLRPSNVARMYHSSAVLLPNGKVLVGGSNPNSRYAFSNVAHPTELRLQAFTPPNMEAAFDDRRPRNVTVEQDGGVVYGATFTVRFMMRKKAWHSAHDVVFTAYASPFNTHSLSMDQRLLVLRSEKVTVETAKGMVGKRLVSAVVEAPPSAMVAPAGYYMISVIYNGIPSESQWVRFMHK, encoded by the coding sequence ATGGAAGAATTGTACAAAGCAGCATTAGCCATTGCCTATCTGCTGCTCCACAGTTCCTACATCGCCGGAGCAGCGTTACTCGCCGCCTCGCCCTCGCCCTCCCCCACCCCCTCCCCCACCGCTTTGTCCTCAGCCTCCGTGGCCAGCCCGCCTGGCCAATGGAAGCTTCTTCGAAACAACACCGGAGTGGTGGCCATGCACATGGCCCTCACCCACTACAACACCGTCCTCATGTTCGACCAGACCAGCTCCGGCCCCTCCAACTACCACCTCCGTCACCGCTACGACGGCCGCCGCTGCGAGAGGGACCGACAGGATTTGCTCGACCCCTCGTGCTATGCCCACTCAGTCGAGTATAGCATTTCCACCAATACCATCAGGCCCCTCTTCATCCAGCCCGACCCCTGGGCATCGTCAGGCTCGTTCTTGAGCAACGGCACGTTGCTCGAGACCGGCGGATTTGGGCTCGGCGCAAAGCGGGTCCGCTACTTCAGGCCGTGTAAAAACGGCAACTGCGATTGGACCCAGGGCCGTAAGCATCTCTCTGCACAGAGATGGTATGCTTCCAGCCTCAGGCTACCTGACCACGACGACCGCGTAGTCGTCGTGGGCGGGTACAACGTCACCTCCTATGAATTCGTGCCCAAGAGATTCCCAAATGAGGAATGCTTCAACCTACCATTCTTGAAAAAGACTTATGATAGCAGTGAAGGAGGCAACAACATGTACCCAATTCTACACCTCTCTCCAGATGGCCATTTATTCATCTTCGCCAACACCGATTCGATCCTCTTCAACTACAAACGCAACCAAGTAGTGAAATCATTCCCTAGAATCCCGGGGAAAGGCTCGCGGACTTATCCGAGCTCGGGTTCGTCAGTGCTCCTCCCGCTCGACCTCAATGACCACTTTCTAAAAGCAGAGGTCATGATATGCGGGGGAGCAGCCGCAGGGGCGGTCCCCTCGGCCGAACGAGGCCAGTTTCTCAGAGGCCTGGGCTCGTGCGGCCGGATGACCATCACCGGCAACAACAACAGGTGGAAGATGGAAACGATGCCCGCCGCTAGGCTGATGCACAACATGATCATCCTCCCAAACGGCAACGTTTTGATCATCAACGGCGTTGAAAGCGGCAGCGCCGGCACGAACAGCGCTGCGCGCCCGGCGCTTCAGCCGTACCTTTACAAGCCGAAGAAGCAGCTCGGCCTCCGTTTCTCTCTATTAAGGCCGTCGAATGTCGCGAGGATGTATCACTCCTCGGCAGTTCTTTTACCCAACGGGAAGGTTCTCGTCGGCGGCAGCAACCCGAACAGCCGCTACGCCTTCAGCAACGTGGCGCACCCGACCGAGCTCCGGCTGCAGGCGTTCACGCCTCCGAACATGGAGGCGGCGTTCGACGACAGGAGGCCGAGAAATGTGACGGTGGAACAGGACGGGGGAGTGGTGTACGGCGCGACGTTTACGGTGAGGTTTATGATGAGGAAGAAGGCGTGGCACTCGGCGCACGACGTCGTTTTCACGGCCTATGCGTCGCCGTTCAACACGCATTCTCTCTCCATGGATCAGAGGCTGCTGGTGCTGAGGTCGGAGAAGGTTACGGTGGAGACGGCTAAAGGTATGGTGGGGAAGCGGTTGGTGAGTGCGGTGGTGGAAGCTCCGCCTTCGGCGATGGTGGCGCCGGCTGGTTATTATATGATCAGTGTTATTTATAATGGGATTCCAAGTGAGTCTCAGTGGGTTAGGTTCATGCACAAGTGA